In one window of Chitinophagales bacterium DNA:
- a CDS encoding PD40 domain-containing protein: MRVKTLLTISFLMLVSLVQAQGSDSLQYAAEKHFKNVRQLTFGGDNAEAYWSYDGKYVIFQRTNPKEGLQCDQIFIGKVPQSPNEPFTYRLVSTGKGRTTCAYFLPDGKHIIYASTHDGGNDCPPVPDRNKYGNRYIWPLYNTYDIFMADTSGKIVKKLTTAKGYDAEATLSPDGKKMIYCSDKDGDLELYVMDLKTGKEKRITTALGYDGGAWFSPDGKKIVWRASRPKTPEAIKEYQELLKDGMVAPTNMEVWVADADGSNAKQITELGQANWAPNFTPDSKHIIFCSNHEYKRGFPFNMYMVDLDGKGMVKISRDKGFDAFPMFSPDGKKIIFASNRNNGGTRDTNLFLADWVD; the protein is encoded by the coding sequence ATGCGTGTAAAAACCCTTTTGACGATCAGCTTTCTGATGCTTGTTTCATTGGTGCAAGCGCAAGGCTCAGACTCCTTGCAATATGCAGCTGAAAAGCATTTTAAGAATGTTCGTCAGCTCACTTTCGGTGGTGATAATGCCGAAGCTTATTGGAGCTATGATGGTAAATATGTCATTTTTCAAAGAACCAACCCTAAAGAGGGATTGCAGTGCGACCAGATTTTTATCGGTAAAGTGCCACAATCTCCTAATGAACCTTTTACATATCGATTGGTGAGTACAGGAAAGGGTAGAACTACTTGTGCATATTTCCTTCCTGATGGTAAGCATATCATTTACGCTTCAACACATGATGGGGGTAATGATTGTCCGCCAGTGCCAGATAGGAACAAATATGGCAATCGTTATATATGGCCGCTGTACAATACCTATGATATTTTCATGGCTGATACTTCCGGTAAGATTGTGAAGAAGCTCACAACAGCCAAAGGTTATGATGCAGAAGCAACACTTTCTCCTGATGGTAAGAAAATGATTTATTGCAGTGATAAGGATGGCGATTTAGAGTTGTATGTAATGGATTTGAAAACAGGTAAAGAAAAAAGAATCACAACTGCATTGGGTTATGATGGTGGTGCGTGGTTTAGCCCAGACGGGAAAAAGATTGTCTGGAGAGCCAGCAGACCTAAAACGCCGGAAGCAATTAAGGAGTATCAGGAATTGTTGAAAGATGGCATGGTGGCACCTACGAATATGGAAGTTTGGGTAGCTGATGCAGATGGTAGCAATGCCAAGCAGATCACTGAATTGGGGCAGGCAAACTGGGCGCCAAATTTTACACCTGATTCAAAGCATATCATTTTTTGCAGCAATCATGAATACAAGCGTGGATTTCCCTTTAACATGTATATGGTAGACCTAGATGGAAAGGGAATGGTAAAGATCAGCCGCGATAAGGGGTTTGATGCTTTCCCTATGTTCAGTCCTGATGGCAAAAAAATCATTTTCGCTTCTAACAGAAACAATGGCGGCACAAGGGATACCAATCTCTTTCTTGCTGATTGGGTAGATTAA
- a CDS encoding PAS domain S-box protein, with the protein MSKPATNKAVKPAKNIATNNDLYLIAIGASAGGLEALQEFLSNLPSDLNNFAIIIAQHMSPTHKSMLVQLLSRETQLSVSEAIHGELIESKKVYITPPDKDIAIVGNFIELRKTLMPTGPKPCVDVLFQSMASSVGLHSVGIILSGTGTDGAAGIKVLKEAGALTIVQEPHTAKYNGMPLAAIETGMVDLVLAPDKMGEEIREAMLNPGAKRVIVNSIPDDNTPLGKIFRILSERAGTDFSNYKPSTICRRLEKRFVALKISNIEDYVDYLLKTPGEAEALFNSILIGVTSFFRDHDAYMAIQPILEKIITSKKTGDNIRIWVPGCATGEEAYSIALLLTDLLKHRVHEFNIQIFATDIDEEAIAHARKAVYDEQSVKGLPAQYIKGYFIRRGDKYELIKPIRSLVLFSRHDLVSNPPFLKLDLLSCRNLLIYFGAGLQKHIIPVFHYALNPNGYLFLGKSETVGQYSDLFSTLDGKSKLFQRKIGNALHTIKLSSFKTGRLPHQPVINKPQKNETSIPDLIKETLYINYDHPYVLVNDSFDIIEIYGNVQNFLSLPAGSMNVNILKMIRQDLLIELRSLLAKSNKEGNECKSGIKKIKNGEKDSYIRLIIKPLLSAGDQNKLSLVIFEEMDMEDMTIYTEKTGIESSEVSSGRIKELEHELAATKEHLQTYIEELETTNEELQSLNEEMQSTNEELQSSNEELETTNEELQSTNEEIQIAYAELKTNNEELSLKERLLENARKNMQALLKNTLQSFILIDHTYTIIDFNEEATKLVTRTGKNNLHKEHSIIDYIPAELLPDFIENFKKCLLGQNINTQYIFKEKESEKPIHLMVNFTPVLDQQQEISVISVGLLDVTKDIDTFNKLASAEMMLKSIFDGAGMGICVVDNNDKLIKINPQFCEIFGYEEAELIGTNFTHLLPDELREKAAAFNKSSMSDKDGIPNLWTALRKNNTLVDVFLTTKLFVGENGETLRVVTVTDITEKRKKERLYEEAARLAKIGAWELDLTTNQLFWSEMVKEIHEVSPSFSPELDTAVNFYKEGLSRIMIRQAIEKAVQQQEEFDLELQIITGKGKELWVRAIGQPIVANGSTIKLVGVFQNIHSVKSIQADLRIFSQMVEQSPSSIVVTDTNGSIQYVNPAFCHTTGYSDMEVVGKNPRVLKSGKTPDSTYAEMWHDLKAGKTWSGILCNKKKNGDLYWESASIAPIINNEGKTVSYVAIKENITEKVLLEKQLKEEQSEFQKKMTDAIIAAQEKERTQIGRELHDNINQLLASAKMFLKFSRNDEESYQQTEQILQNAIDEIRKLSHLLVLPSVINSKLSETIDTIVYELKGNTEIQIHKDIINFDDYDVSHNLKMNIYRIIQIQLNNIYKHAKASNIWISIIHHESSKTIDINIKDDGIGFDTKKRTSGIGLLNMRTRASLFDGRVDISSSPGKGCEVKVTLNT; encoded by the coding sequence ATGTCAAAGCCCGCTACCAATAAAGCAGTAAAGCCAGCCAAAAACATTGCAACCAATAACGACTTATACCTAATTGCAATTGGCGCATCTGCGGGAGGATTAGAAGCATTACAAGAGTTTTTATCTAACCTACCCTCCGACCTCAATAATTTTGCCATTATTATTGCCCAGCACATGAGTCCCACACACAAAAGCATGCTGGTGCAATTGCTTAGCAGAGAAACCCAACTGAGTGTATCAGAAGCCATACACGGGGAACTTATAGAATCAAAGAAAGTCTACATCACGCCACCTGATAAGGATATCGCTATAGTAGGCAATTTCATAGAACTGCGTAAAACCTTGATGCCAACAGGCCCCAAACCATGCGTGGATGTCTTATTCCAATCTATGGCATCATCTGTAGGGCTGCACAGTGTTGGCATAATTTTATCAGGCACCGGTACAGATGGCGCAGCAGGTATCAAAGTGTTAAAAGAAGCTGGAGCACTCACCATAGTGCAAGAGCCGCATACAGCAAAGTACAATGGCATGCCCTTGGCCGCAATTGAGACTGGCATGGTAGACCTAGTGTTGGCACCCGATAAAATGGGTGAAGAAATTCGAGAAGCCATGTTAAACCCGGGAGCCAAAAGGGTAATTGTAAACAGCATACCAGACGATAATACTCCTCTCGGAAAAATATTCAGAATACTTTCTGAAAGAGCTGGAACAGATTTCTCAAACTATAAGCCATCCACTATCTGCAGAAGACTGGAAAAGCGATTTGTGGCTTTGAAGATTTCAAACATAGAGGACTATGTTGACTATTTGCTGAAAACGCCAGGAGAGGCAGAAGCTTTATTCAACAGTATTCTCATTGGCGTTACCTCATTTTTCAGGGATCATGACGCCTATATGGCTATTCAGCCCATTCTTGAAAAGATCATTACCAGTAAAAAGACGGGCGACAACATACGTATCTGGGTACCTGGGTGTGCCACGGGCGAAGAAGCTTACAGCATTGCCCTTTTGCTGACTGATTTACTCAAGCATCGAGTGCATGAATTCAATATCCAGATTTTCGCAACAGACATAGATGAAGAAGCCATTGCACATGCTAGAAAAGCAGTGTATGATGAACAAAGTGTAAAGGGTCTACCCGCTCAATACATCAAGGGTTATTTTATACGGAGAGGTGATAAATATGAGTTGATTAAACCCATCCGATCATTGGTTTTATTTTCAAGACATGACCTTGTCAGCAATCCACCATTCTTGAAATTAGATTTGCTCAGCTGCAGAAACCTGCTGATCTATTTTGGCGCTGGATTGCAAAAACATATTATACCAGTTTTCCATTATGCTTTAAACCCCAACGGGTACCTCTTCCTTGGAAAATCAGAAACCGTTGGACAATACAGTGATCTGTTTTCTACGCTTGACGGTAAAAGCAAACTGTTTCAGCGAAAGATTGGGAACGCATTGCATACAATTAAGCTCAGTTCTTTTAAAACCGGCAGATTACCACATCAACCAGTAATCAATAAGCCGCAGAAAAATGAAACCAGCATACCAGATCTGATTAAAGAAACATTGTACATTAATTACGATCACCCTTATGTATTGGTTAATGACAGTTTTGACATCATAGAGATTTATGGCAATGTTCAAAATTTCCTGAGCCTGCCTGCTGGCAGTATGAATGTCAATATCCTGAAAATGATTCGTCAGGATTTACTCATCGAGCTACGTTCGCTGCTCGCAAAATCAAACAAAGAAGGTAATGAGTGTAAAAGCGGTATCAAAAAAATCAAGAACGGAGAAAAAGACAGCTATATACGCCTTATCATAAAACCCTTACTTTCTGCCGGAGACCAAAATAAACTATCGCTTGTCATCTTTGAAGAAATGGACATGGAAGACATGACCATTTATACAGAAAAAACAGGCATTGAATCCAGCGAAGTAAGCTCAGGCAGAATCAAGGAACTAGAACATGAGCTTGCTGCCACCAAAGAGCACTTACAGACCTATATCGAAGAACTGGAGACCACCAATGAAGAATTGCAGTCGCTAAATGAGGAAATGCAATCCACAAATGAAGAGCTGCAATCCTCCAATGAAGAATTGGAAACAACCAATGAGGAACTACAGTCAACCAATGAAGAAATTCAGATTGCTTATGCGGAATTAAAAACCAATAACGAAGAATTAAGCTTAAAAGAGCGCTTGTTAGAGAATGCGAGAAAGAACATGCAGGCATTGCTGAAAAACACTTTACAGTCTTTCATTCTCATTGACCACACCTACACCATCATAGATTTTAATGAAGAAGCCACAAAACTGGTGACCCGAACAGGCAAAAACAACCTGCATAAAGAGCACTCAATCATTGATTACATACCTGCCGAATTATTACCCGACTTTATTGAAAACTTTAAGAAATGTCTGCTTGGCCAGAACATCAATACCCAATACATATTCAAAGAAAAAGAGAGTGAAAAGCCAATTCACTTAATGGTGAATTTCACACCGGTTCTGGATCAACAACAAGAAATCTCGGTTATTTCCGTTGGACTACTAGATGTCACGAAAGATATTGACACCTTTAACAAACTAGCTTCAGCCGAAATGATGCTGAAGTCAATTTTCGATGGTGCTGGCATGGGGATATGTGTTGTTGACAATAATGATAAACTAATAAAAATTAACCCACAATTCTGTGAAATATTTGGCTATGAAGAAGCAGAATTGATAGGTACAAATTTTACGCACTTACTACCAGACGAATTGCGAGAAAAAGCTGCTGCATTTAACAAGAGCAGCATGAGCGATAAAGATGGGATACCAAACTTATGGACTGCACTTAGAAAAAATAACACGCTGGTAGATGTATTTCTAACAACAAAATTATTTGTTGGCGAAAATGGAGAAACCCTTAGGGTTGTTACAGTCACAGATATCACAGAAAAACGGAAAAAAGAGCGTTTATACGAAGAAGCTGCACGCCTTGCAAAAATCGGCGCATGGGAATTAGATTTGACTACTAACCAGCTTTTCTGGTCAGAAATGGTTAAGGAAATTCATGAAGTAAGTCCCAGCTTTTCACCAGAATTAGACACTGCAGTAAACTTCTACAAAGAAGGGCTTTCCAGAATCATGATTCGACAGGCTATTGAAAAGGCGGTACAGCAACAAGAAGAATTTGATCTGGAACTTCAAATCATTACAGGCAAGGGGAAAGAACTGTGGGTAAGAGCTATCGGCCAACCGATTGTTGCCAATGGCAGTACCATCAAACTAGTAGGTGTATTCCAGAATATCCATTCAGTGAAATCAATACAGGCAGACCTAAGAATCTTTTCACAAATGGTTGAGCAGAGCCCCTCCTCTATTGTGGTAACCGACACGAATGGCAGCATACAATATGTAAATCCAGCTTTTTGTCATACGACAGGTTATTCAGATATGGAAGTCGTTGGAAAAAATCCGCGTGTACTCAAATCAGGTAAAACACCAGACAGCACCTATGCAGAAATGTGGCATGATCTGAAAGCTGGAAAAACATGGAGCGGCATTCTCTGCAATAAGAAAAAGAATGGCGACCTGTATTGGGAATCTGCTTCCATTGCACCAATCATCAACAATGAAGGAAAGACGGTAAGCTATGTTGCCATTAAGGAAAATATCACCGAAAAGGTATTACTGGAAAAACAGCTGAAAGAAGAACAAAGCGAATTCCAGAAAAAGATGACCGATGCCATTATTGCCGCACAGGAAAAAGAAAGAACGCAAATAGGCAGAGAATTACACGATAATATCAATCAGCTTTTAGCGAGTGCAAAGATGTTCTTGAAATTCTCTCGCAATGATGAAGAAAGCTATCAGCAAACAGAGCAGATATTGCAAAATGCGATTGATGAGATTAGAAAGCTCTCACACTTACTGGTATTACCTTCCGTAATCAACTCCAAACTCTCAGAAACAATCGACACAATCGTTTACGAACTGAAGGGCAATACAGAAATTCAAATACATAAGGACATTATCAATTTTGACGACTATGATGTTTCGCACAACCTAAAGATGAACATCTACCGCATCATTCAAATTCAACTCAATAATATTTACAAGCACGCAAAAGCAAGCAATATCTGGATTTCCATTATCCACCATGAATCGTCTAAAACCATTGACATTAATATCAAAGATGATGGCATTGGCTTTGATACCAAGAAACGAACAAGTGGTATTGGTTTGCTCAATATGCGCACAAGAGCATCTCTATTTGATGGACGGGTTGATATTTCTTCCTCACCAGGTAAAGGTTGCGAAGTGAAAGTCACCTTAAACACATAA
- a CDS encoding metallophosphoesterase family protein: protein MTSIGLISDTHGHLSDQVFPFFQHCDEIWHAGDIGNLELLEQLRAFKPVRAVYGNIDGQDIRSVTTEDLVWHCEAVKVFMTHIGGKPPKYNPTARKLLALHQPQLFITGHSHILNIQYDHAQSCLFMNPGAAGKQGWHQVATLVRFKIDGNEIQHCEIKEYKKSG, encoded by the coding sequence ATGACCAGCATTGGACTGATTTCAGACACACATGGCCACTTGAGCGATCAGGTCTTTCCATTCTTCCAGCATTGTGATGAAATTTGGCATGCCGGTGATATTGGTAATCTGGAATTACTGGAGCAACTAAGGGCTTTCAAACCAGTGAGAGCTGTTTATGGCAATATCGACGGACAAGATATCAGAAGTGTAACAACTGAAGATCTTGTATGGCATTGCGAAGCAGTAAAAGTGTTTATGACCCATATCGGTGGTAAGCCACCTAAATACAATCCTACAGCAAGAAAACTACTAGCCCTCCACCAACCCCAATTGTTCATTACAGGACATTCACACATTTTAAATATCCAGTATGATCATGCTCAGTCCTGTTTATTCATGAACCCTGGTGCAGCAGGTAAACAAGGCTGGCATCAGGTAGCAACCCTTGTCAGGTTTAAGATTGATGGCAATGAAATTCAACATTGCGAGATCAAAGAATACAAAAAAAGCGGTTGA
- a CDS encoding homogentisate 1,2-dioxygenase, whose protein sequence is MPHYYSLGNLPHKRHTQFRKPDGQLYSEQLFSTEGFSNDYSILYHCHPPTQIIHTDEPYSVAPQVAEEKMLKHRSFEGFNIKPAKDFLTSRIPVLVNNDCHIVLAAPQQSMQHYFYKNADADEMIFVHEGSGVLHTQYGELAFGYGDYLVIPRGTIYQISFADEHNRLFIVESFSPIRYPKRYMSKYGQLLEHSPFCERDIRAPKDLKTFDENGDFVIKTKKKGVMYGLHYAHHPFDVVGWDGCCYPFAFSIHDFEPITGRVHQPPPVHQTFEAHNFVVCSFVPRLYDYHPQAIPAPYNHSNIDSDEVLYYVDGDFMSRKNVTRGMITLHPAGIPHGPHPGAVEKSIGKKETQELAVMVDTFHPLMLTKQALEIENPGYTMSWAE, encoded by the coding sequence ATGCCTCATTATTATAGTTTGGGCAATCTGCCTCACAAACGTCATACGCAATTCAGAAAACCAGACGGACAATTATACAGTGAACAATTGTTCTCTACCGAAGGATTCAGCAATGATTATTCTATTCTCTATCATTGCCATCCGCCAACACAAATCATTCATACAGATGAACCATATAGTGTAGCGCCTCAGGTAGCTGAAGAAAAAATGCTCAAGCACAGAAGCTTTGAAGGGTTTAATATCAAACCCGCAAAAGATTTTTTAACTAGTCGTATTCCTGTTCTTGTGAATAATGATTGTCATATTGTATTGGCAGCCCCTCAGCAAAGCATGCAGCATTATTTCTACAAGAATGCTGATGCAGATGAAATGATTTTTGTGCATGAGGGTAGTGGTGTGCTGCATACACAGTATGGGGAATTAGCTTTTGGTTACGGCGATTATCTGGTGATTCCTCGTGGTACTATTTATCAGATCAGTTTTGCCGATGAGCATAACCGTTTGTTTATTGTAGAAAGCTTCAGCCCGATTCGTTATCCTAAGCGCTACATGAGTAAGTACGGTCAGTTGCTGGAACATTCACCTTTCTGTGAAAGGGATATTCGGGCTCCAAAGGATTTGAAAACATTTGATGAAAACGGTGATTTTGTCATCAAAACAAAGAAGAAAGGTGTAATGTATGGCCTGCATTATGCGCATCATCCATTCGATGTAGTGGGCTGGGATGGGTGCTGTTATCCTTTTGCTTTCAGTATTCATGATTTTGAACCCATTACCGGTCGCGTTCACCAACCACCTCCCGTGCATCAGACATTTGAAGCACACAACTTCGTTGTCTGCAGCTTTGTGCCCAGATTGTATGATTATCATCCTCAGGCCATTCCTGCACCATATAACCATAGCAATATCGACAGCGATGAAGTGCTTTACTATGTGGATGGTGATTTTATGAGCCGTAAGAATGTAACAAGAGGAATGATTACCCTGCATCCGGCTGGCATCCCACATGGTCCACATCCTGGAGCAGTAGAAAAAAGTATAGGAAAAAAGGAAACTCAGGAATTGGCAGTGATGGTGGATACTTTCCATCCATTGATGCTGACCAAGCAGGCTTTGGAAATTGAAAATCCGGGATATACCATGAGCTGGGCAGAATAA
- a CDS encoding TetR/AcrR family transcriptional regulator, translating to MPDIFFGHIGIVLQTLLTKWLNQVVKIEKDSSTEQRILDAAKRVFFQKGMAGARMQDIADEAGINKALLHYYFRSKENLHEVIFQQAFGQMMPRVAGIFGADTVFEEKLRAFIDVYISMALANPFLPMFVLGEMHSGADSIVKKHFLANMQQLPFDKVRQDIKDAAKRGEIIPIEPLQLMLNVMALCLFPFIARPLFQTINQIPDVQYEKLLKARKKEVADFILRSIRP from the coding sequence ATGCCTGATATTTTTTTTGGCCATATCGGAATCGTTTTGCAAACTTTGTTAACCAAATGGTTAAATCAAGTGGTTAAAATAGAAAAAGATTCCAGTACAGAGCAAAGGATATTAGATGCAGCGAAAAGGGTGTTCTTTCAGAAGGGCATGGCCGGTGCGCGCATGCAGGATATTGCGGATGAAGCAGGTATCAACAAAGCTTTGTTACATTATTATTTCCGAAGCAAAGAGAACTTGCATGAAGTGATCTTTCAGCAGGCATTCGGGCAGATGATGCCCAGGGTTGCTGGTATTTTTGGCGCTGATACTGTTTTCGAAGAAAAATTGCGTGCTTTTATTGATGTCTATATCAGTATGGCTTTAGCCAATCCCTTCCTGCCCATGTTTGTGTTAGGTGAGATGCATAGTGGGGCAGATTCTATTGTGAAAAAGCACTTTTTAGCCAATATGCAACAGCTCCCTTTCGATAAAGTGCGTCAGGATATTAAGGATGCGGCTAAACGTGGGGAGATTATACCTATTGAGCCCTTGCAATTGATGTTAAATGTGATGGCATTGTGCTTGTTTCCTTTTATTGCGCGGCCGCTGTTTCAAACCATTAACCAGATTCCCGATGTGCAATATGAAAAGCTGCTGAAGGCTAGGAAAAAAGAAGTTGCAGATTTTATACTCAGATCAATTCGTCCCTGA
- a CDS encoding TolC family protein, giving the protein MYQKQFTWILFGVLIACSIEAQSILKLEEAQARAAANYPLLRQKALAQQQAQLNVSNLQKNLLPQVSLGAQATYQSEVTQLPIKLPNITVDPLSKDQYRALLDVNQLIYDGGVIRQQQSLQHLGEKIASQQVAIELQKLRERINQIYLGALLLEYQLGQTAIVEKDLQAGLSRIKAQVSNGTAVKAAQASIEAELIRNQQRAIEISFSKQGLLDVLAVWMGDTTSVQYQLLKPEEQIAAADISRPELTYFMLQDSVYQLQNKLVDQKAAPKLSAFAQGGYGRPGLNMLKNEFAFFYTTGLRLQWSISSLYTNKQEKELTRISSRMNEVQKDQFMLQTNAALRQQLAEINKYKQLLSTDQQLIGLRVKVKETAAAQLENGLITPADYVREVQAEDQARQNALIHEMQLLQAIIQYNTISGK; this is encoded by the coding sequence ATGTATCAAAAACAATTTACTTGGATATTGTTTGGCGTGCTGATAGCTTGTAGTATAGAAGCGCAGTCCATATTAAAACTGGAAGAAGCGCAAGCTAGAGCTGCAGCCAATTATCCCTTACTCAGACAAAAAGCATTGGCGCAGCAACAGGCACAGTTAAATGTGTCTAACCTGCAAAAAAATTTATTGCCGCAAGTATCGCTTGGCGCGCAGGCAACCTATCAGTCAGAAGTAACACAGTTGCCGATTAAACTGCCCAATATTACTGTGGATCCTTTGAGTAAGGATCAGTACCGTGCTTTGCTGGATGTAAATCAGTTGATTTATGATGGTGGTGTTATCAGACAGCAGCAATCCTTGCAGCATTTGGGTGAAAAAATCGCTAGCCAGCAAGTAGCAATAGAATTGCAAAAACTGCGCGAACGGATTAATCAGATTTACCTGGGGGCTTTGTTGCTGGAATATCAGTTGGGACAAACGGCAATTGTGGAGAAAGATCTACAGGCGGGGCTTAGTCGAATCAAAGCGCAAGTAAGTAATGGTACAGCAGTAAAAGCGGCTCAGGCAAGTATTGAAGCAGAGTTAATTCGCAATCAGCAAAGAGCAATTGAAATCAGTTTTAGTAAGCAGGGTTTGCTGGATGTGTTGGCTGTATGGATGGGAGATACTACAAGTGTGCAGTATCAATTGCTAAAGCCAGAAGAACAGATTGCTGCAGCTGACATCAGCAGACCTGAATTAACTTATTTCATGCTGCAGGATAGTGTGTACCAATTACAAAACAAGTTGGTGGATCAAAAAGCGGCGCCAAAACTGAGTGCTTTTGCACAAGGTGGTTATGGCAGACCGGGTTTAAACATGCTCAAAAATGAGTTTGCTTTTTTCTATACCACTGGTTTGCGCTTGCAGTGGTCTATCTCCAGCTTGTACACCAATAAACAGGAGAAGGAGTTGACCCGCATCAGCAGCAGAATGAATGAAGTGCAGAAAGATCAGTTCATGTTACAAACCAATGCTGCTTTACGTCAGCAGTTGGCAGAAATAAATAAATACAAGCAGTTATTGTCAACCGATCAACAGCTGATTGGGTTGCGCGTCAAAGTAAAAGAAACAGCTGCTGCACAATTAGAGAATGGTTTGATCACGCCGGCTGACTATGTGCGTGAAGTGCAGGCAGAAGATCAGGCCAGGCAGAACGCCTTGATTCATGAAATGCAATTATTGCAAGCAATTATTCAATACAATACTATTTCAGGAAAATAA
- a CDS encoding HlyD family efflux transporter periplasmic adaptor subunit produces the protein MKRYLSAIVVLLIFGLAACKSGKDQFDATGVFEADEVIVAAENAGRIVQFDANEGDSLVKDQVTVFIDPVGLALQKAQVEASMQALQEKTMDVRPQIKLLEEQLAVQQAQLNTLEKEKQRFSKLVQADAAPKKQLDDLLAQIDVLKQQQAVTKQQIAVQQQITGTQNRSILSEQKPLEKRAAQLQDQLARTQVKNPLAGVLLTKYALAGEMTAPGKALYKVANLSTLTLRAYVSGAQLPTIRLKQAVQVMTDNGKGGYDTHQGVITWISDKAEFTPKTIQTKDERANLVYAIKVQVKNNGFLKIGMYGECKF, from the coding sequence ATGAAGCGTTATCTATCAGCTATTGTTGTACTACTCATCTTTGGCCTCGCAGCCTGTAAATCTGGTAAAGATCAGTTTGATGCTACAGGTGTGTTTGAGGCAGATGAAGTGATTGTTGCGGCAGAAAATGCCGGTCGCATTGTTCAGTTTGACGCCAACGAGGGGGATAGTTTGGTCAAAGACCAGGTGACGGTCTTTATTGACCCTGTTGGATTAGCGTTACAGAAAGCACAGGTAGAGGCGAGTATGCAAGCTTTGCAGGAAAAGACGATGGATGTTAGGCCGCAGATTAAATTGTTGGAAGAACAATTGGCGGTACAACAGGCGCAACTGAATACTTTGGAAAAAGAAAAGCAGCGCTTTAGTAAACTGGTACAAGCCGATGCCGCACCAAAAAAACAGCTGGATGATTTGTTGGCGCAAATAGATGTATTGAAGCAGCAACAGGCCGTAACCAAACAACAAATTGCAGTACAGCAGCAGATTACCGGTACGCAGAACCGTTCTATTTTAAGCGAGCAAAAGCCCTTAGAAAAAAGAGCAGCCCAATTGCAAGATCAGTTAGCAAGAACTCAAGTAAAAAATCCTTTAGCAGGTGTATTACTTACGAAGTATGCTTTAGCAGGTGAAATGACTGCTCCGGGTAAAGCATTATATAAAGTTGCTAATCTTAGTACGTTAACCTTACGCGCTTATGTTAGTGGTGCGCAATTGCCAACAATTCGCTTGAAACAAGCTGTGCAAGTGATGACTGATAATGGCAAAGGTGGTTATGATACCCACCAAGGTGTGATTACTTGGATTAGTGATAAAGCAGAGTTTACGCCTAAGACGATTCAAACAAAAGATGAGCGTGCCAATCTGGTGTATGCCATTAAAGTACAGGTTAAAAATAATGGGTTTTTAAAAATTGGTATGTACGGTGAATGTAAGTTCTA